In Pseudoalteromonas sp. NC201, a single window of DNA contains:
- a CDS encoding cytochrome c biogenesis protein CcdA → MLESTLLQALSSAETDWWLVPIALLVGVLTSFTPCVYPILPITVATLSQQRHIRLAPILYALGFAAVYAALGFIAALTGSFFGQVATNPWVLLIFANLLLYFAAVSKGLISLPRLPNTIATGSPAPLLMGMASALVAAPCTSPILGGLLLFVANAQQPLLGGALLFSFALGMSTLLLLAGLSTRFLQKLPRSGAWLNHITTATALILVAMAQYFLIQAGKSWL, encoded by the coding sequence ATGCTTGAATCTACGTTACTACAGGCACTCTCCAGTGCCGAAACTGATTGGTGGTTAGTGCCTATTGCACTCTTAGTAGGTGTACTCACCAGCTTTACGCCCTGCGTATATCCCATACTTCCCATAACTGTTGCGACTCTTAGCCAACAACGCCATATTCGCCTTGCCCCTATTTTGTATGCGCTAGGCTTTGCAGCTGTGTACGCCGCGCTTGGATTTATTGCAGCATTAACCGGTAGCTTCTTTGGCCAAGTAGCAACAAACCCTTGGGTGCTGCTTATTTTTGCCAATCTATTACTCTACTTTGCTGCGGTATCAAAAGGCTTAATCTCGCTGCCACGCTTGCCAAATACGATTGCAACAGGCTCGCCAGCACCTCTTCTAATGGGCATGGCCAGCGCTCTTGTTGCGGCTCCCTGTACGTCTCCAATTCTAGGCGGCTTATTACTCTTCGTTGCTAATGCCCAGCAACCTCTATTAGGAGGCGCGCTGCTGTTTAGTTTTGCGCTCGGTATGAGCACCCTATTACTGCTAGCAGGGCTAAGCACGCGCTTTTTACAAAAATTACCAAGATCTGGAGCTTGGCTAAATCACATCACTACAGCAACCGCACTTATCTTAGTCGCGATGGCGCAATATTTTCTTATTCAAGCTGGCAAAAGTTGGCTATAA
- a CDS encoding TlpA family protein disulfide reductase yields MKKIIFSSLFMLLSTMSAAKDYPVLTANTLANNTVTSQGKVTYLKFWATWCSYCVEEMPLLEQSFQQANNHYQVIAVNIGFNQSKKGVQTYLDKHDYQFPTVFDGSGKITQQFQVLGTPQHILIDENGKEIYRSALFTDELQQHLSTLQGAN; encoded by the coding sequence ATGAAAAAAATCATTTTTTCTTCACTCTTTATGTTACTCAGCACAATGTCTGCAGCAAAGGACTATCCCGTACTGACCGCCAATACGCTTGCAAACAATACCGTAACCAGTCAAGGCAAAGTCACTTACTTGAAGTTTTGGGCAACGTGGTGCTCCTACTGTGTGGAAGAAATGCCACTGCTTGAGCAAAGCTTTCAGCAAGCCAATAACCACTATCAGGTTATCGCCGTCAATATTGGCTTCAATCAGTCGAAAAAAGGCGTGCAAACTTACCTTGATAAACATGATTACCAGTTTCCAACGGTATTTGATGGTAGTGGCAAGATAACTCAGCAGTTTCAAGTGTTAGGCACGCCACAACACATCCTCATTGATGAAAACGGCAAAGAAATCTATCGCAGCGCATTGTTTACAGATGAGCTGCAACAACATCTGAGCACACTCCAAGGAGCAAACTAA
- the yidD gene encoding membrane protein insertion efficiency factor YidD: MNSTSGRSKIRNQFKAVCSLPKHLLILLIRGYQQWISPLLGPHCRFNPTCSSYAIQAINLHGIAKGSWLAVKRILKCHPLSAGGDDPVPVKSTKVKQHEK; encoded by the coding sequence ATGAATTCAACTTCAGGGCGTAGCAAGATCAGAAATCAGTTCAAAGCAGTTTGTTCGCTTCCCAAGCACCTGCTTATATTGCTGATCCGCGGTTATCAACAATGGATTAGCCCCCTACTCGGGCCTCATTGTCGTTTTAACCCGACCTGTTCTAGTTATGCAATTCAAGCAATTAATTTACATGGAATTGCAAAAGGGAGTTGGTTAGCGGTTAAACGCATATTAAAATGTCACCCTTTGAGCGCAGGTGGAGATGATCCTGTACCTGTGAAGTCGACTAAAGTTAAACAACACGAGAAATAA
- the yidC gene encoding membrane protein insertase YidC, which produces MESQRTFLFIGLLLVSFLLFQEWTQEQNPPQADTSAVTQQVANSTPTEEQADVPASSQSDVPVVATQATRSVISITTDVLSVKIDTKGGDIVEANLLQHAETHGSDTPFMLLGEFEGKQYVSQSGLIGLNGPDANKAGRPVYESAQQQYELNGDTLRVPLTFTDEKGVQYTKTYVFKAGKYDVDLEYQVNNTTSSPVQVQLYTQIKRTRQDKGSMVDQTYLGPAYGTAEEPYEKYSFSDMADANLNKNTQGGYVAFLQKYFVSAWVPDQQTNNTIYTALRNGNGIVGMKSEPTNVQANSTATIHAVYYMGPKDTEALEAIQEDLDLTVDYGWLWFISQPLLILLKFLYGILGNWGLAIIAITLIVKTALYPLTKAQYTSMAKMRMLQPKMQALKERYGDDRQKFGQAMMEMYRKEKVNPMGGCFPLLLQMPIFLALFYVFLESTELRHAEFMLWLTDLSSMDPYYVLPVLFGASMFLTQKLQPMTVTDPMQQKMMTYMPVVFSIFFIWFPSGLVLYWLVSNLISIAQMLIIYRGMEKKGMKVRG; this is translated from the coding sequence ATGGAATCGCAACGCACGTTTTTATTTATCGGTTTGTTGCTGGTTTCGTTCCTACTGTTCCAAGAGTGGACACAAGAACAAAACCCGCCACAAGCTGATACCAGTGCCGTCACACAACAAGTGGCGAACTCAACCCCAACAGAAGAGCAAGCTGATGTACCAGCATCAAGCCAATCCGATGTCCCAGTTGTAGCAACTCAGGCAACACGTTCTGTCATTAGTATCACTACCGATGTACTTTCGGTAAAAATTGATACTAAGGGCGGTGACATCGTTGAAGCCAACTTACTACAACACGCAGAAACCCATGGCAGCGACACGCCTTTCATGTTACTTGGTGAATTTGAAGGCAAACAGTATGTTTCACAGAGTGGTTTAATTGGTTTAAACGGCCCAGATGCAAACAAAGCTGGTCGCCCAGTCTATGAGTCTGCACAACAGCAATATGAGCTTAATGGCGATACGCTACGTGTACCACTGACTTTTACTGATGAGAAAGGCGTACAGTACACAAAAACTTATGTATTTAAAGCAGGTAAATATGACGTTGACTTAGAATACCAAGTTAACAACACCACCTCATCACCTGTTCAAGTACAACTGTACACGCAAATCAAACGTACACGCCAAGATAAAGGCAGCATGGTTGATCAGACCTACTTAGGCCCAGCCTATGGAACCGCTGAAGAACCTTATGAGAAATACAGCTTCTCTGATATGGCGGATGCGAACCTGAATAAAAATACCCAAGGCGGCTACGTTGCTTTCCTACAAAAGTATTTTGTTAGTGCATGGGTGCCAGATCAGCAAACCAATAATACGATTTATACCGCGCTTAGAAATGGTAATGGTATTGTTGGTATGAAGAGCGAGCCAACCAATGTGCAAGCAAACAGCACGGCAACTATCCATGCCGTGTACTACATGGGTCCTAAAGACACAGAAGCGCTTGAAGCAATTCAAGAAGACCTAGATCTCACTGTAGACTACGGCTGGTTATGGTTTATTTCACAACCGCTACTGATACTGCTTAAGTTCCTTTACGGTATTTTAGGTAACTGGGGTCTGGCGATTATTGCTATCACTTTGATTGTGAAAACGGCGTTATACCCTCTAACTAAAGCACAATACACCTCAATGGCTAAAATGCGCATGCTACAGCCTAAGATGCAGGCACTAAAAGAGCGTTATGGCGATGACCGCCAGAAGTTCGGCCAAGCGATGATGGAAATGTACCGTAAGGAAAAAGTGAACCCAATGGGTGGCTGTTTCCCACTGTTACTACAAATGCCAATCTTCCTTGCCTTGTTCTACGTATTCCTTGAATCAACAGAACTACGTCATGCTGAGTTTATGTTGTGGCTAACGGATCTATCATCAATGGACCCGTACTACGTACTACCTGTGCTATTTGGCGCAAGTATGTTCCTAACCCAAAAACTACAGCCAATGACAGTTACAGACCCAATGCAACAAAAGATGATGACTTACATGCCAGTCGTGTTCTCAATTTTCTTTATTTGGTTCCCATCAGGTCTGGTACTTTACTGGTTGGTTTCAAACCTTATCTCTATCGCTCAGATGCTTATCATCTACCGTGGCATGGAGAAAAAAGGCATGAAAGTACGCGGTTAA
- a CDS encoding DUF1496 domain-containing protein encodes MNRLTLAVVSAAFAVSGSALSGENVKPDYDPTKYCYYADQAYSKGSVEKQNNKWKVCVDGGPNGELQWIDQ; translated from the coding sequence ATGAATAGACTAACACTAGCGGTTGTATCTGCAGCATTTGCGGTATCTGGTTCTGCACTAAGTGGTGAGAATGTAAAACCAGACTACGACCCTACAAAGTATTGTTATTATGCCGATCAGGCATATTCTAAGGGATCGGTAGAAAAGCAAAATAACAAATGGAAAGTCTGTGTTGACGGCGGTCCAAATGGTGAGCTCCAGTGGATTGATCAATAA